The nucleotide sequence CTTATTGATATTTTATATTGGATTGGGATGGTTTCCACCAGGTAACTTAAGCTTGTGGGCGGATGAAGTTGTAAAAAGTGCCACCTTTAATAACTATACTCGTCTTTTGACTATAGATGCATTAATCAATGGAAGAATCGATGTATTTTGGGATGCTTTAAGACATATTATAGGTCCTATTATTGCTATATCTTGGTTATGGTGGGCTAATCTATTGAGGATAACACGATCTTCGATGTTGGAAGTTCTTAGAAAAGATTACATAAGGACTGCAAGATCAAAAGGGTTGTCAGAACAAGTAGTTATAAACAAACATGCCAGAAGAAATGCTCTAATCCCTGTTGTAACAACCGCAGGTCAAATGGTTATTGGTTTGTTGGCAGGGGTTGTTATAGTAGAGATGGTTTTTGTTAGAACAGGTTTAGGATCCTTCGCGGCAACAGCTGCTCAAACACTTGATTATGCTTCTATAATGGGTGTTTTATTGTTCACTTCTTTTATTCTTATTGTAGGAAATCTTATAATCGATGTATCTTACGCGTTCATCGATCCAAGAATCAGGTTAGGGTGAGGTGAAAATTGTGAATGAAGAAACAAAAAGGGCGTTGAAACGTTTTTTTACTAATCCTTCTGCCATCATTGGTTTTTCTATATTAGTACTTTTCATAATTATTGCAATATTTGCACCAGTAATAGCACCTCCTCATTTACCAAGCGAAAGAAACTTAGAAAGAGCTCGTGAATTAATAAATGCTGATTCAAATATGGATAAAGATTCCATCATTCAAGAGTTTCAAAACTATTGGGAAGACACATATTTTTTTGCTGAAATGGATTATCAAGATATGTCAAATTTGATGGAAAGTGTTGAAAAGTTTGAAGATGGAGAAATCGAAAAAGAAGAGTTAAAATCCGAAATTAAAGAATTAGTTGATATGTATGTTCTAAATATGTCATACTACGAAGATTTTGATGAAGATACTAACGGTGTAATTAGAAGGTTGAGAAATGAATATAAAAACGTAGTTAAAAGGTATGAAAGGTCTTTAAGATTTTCAGAAATGATCAGCAGCCTGCAATCATTCGAAGGGCAAGATTTCAAAAATGAATCCTTAAAAGTTTATGAAACATTAAACAAAGATTTCCTGAACTCAATTGAATTCGATCCCTTCTTGATTCCCAATGTGGTTTCAACATTAGAACCTATACCACCATCGCCTGAGCATCCTTTTGGGGTAGTAAATCAAAAGGATATCTTTTATGGTGTTGTATGGGGAAGTAGAACCGCTTTTCAGATAGGTTTGATAGTAGTTTTAATATCAACTATCATCGGGCTTTTTATAGGTTCAGTTGCTGCCTATTTTGGTGGATGGCTCGAAGAAGTTCTGATGAGAATCACGGATATTTTTATGTCAATACCTTTTATGCTTGCAGCTATGGTTTTAACAACTATTTTAGGGCTTGGAGTTAGAAATATGATGATTGCTTTGATAATTTTTGGTTGGATGGTCACCGCAAGATTGATCAGAGGGAACATACTTCAAGCCAAAAACGAACAGTATGTTATGGCCGCCAAAGCTCTCGGGGTAAGAGATGCGGCAATTATAGTCAAACATATCTTACCTAATACGATATTTCCCGTTTTGATAAATGCTACCATGAGGATTGGATCAATGGTTATCACTGCAGCAGCTTTGAGTTTCTTGGGTTTAGGTGCACCACAAGGATACGCTGATTGGGGATCAATATTATCATATTCCAGAGACTGGATCATTGGGGGTACAAATCCAAGCCAGTACTGGTTCACAATATTGTATCCCGGGGTGGCTATGATTCTTTTTGTCATGGGTTGGAATTTATTGGGGGATGCCCTAAGAGACGTTTTCGATCCAAGAATGAGACGATAAAGTGAGAGGAGGAAGCTTTTTGAAAGATAACAATAGTGAACCTATACTTCGTGTTGATAATTTGCATGTCCACTTTAAGACAGAGGACGGGATAATAAAGGCTGTAAACGGTGCCAGTTTTGAGCTTTACCCTGGGGAAACCTTGGCAATTGTTGGAGAATCTGGTTCAGGTAAAACTGTTACCGCACTAAGCACTATAAGGCTGCTAGACGAAAACGGATGGATCGCTGAAGGAGAAATACAGTACAAAGATATGGATGTTTTGTCTTTATCGTACAATCATCTCAGAAAAATACGAGGTAAAGAGATCTCGATGATTTTCCAAGAGCCTATGACCGCTTTAAACCCAGTCTACACGATTGGCGAACAAATCATGGAATCTCTTGAATTACATCTTAAAATGAATGAAAAAGAAGGTAAAAAAAGAGCGATCGATTTATTAAAAAAAGTTGGTATTCCTGAACCAGAAAGGCGAATCGACCAATACCCTCACGAATTATCTGGTGGAATGAGGCAGAGAGCTATGATCGCTATGGCTTTAGCTTGCAACCCTTCCATACTTATAGCAGATGAGCCAACTACTGCGCTGGATGTTACCATTCAGGCACAGATACTGGAACTCATGAAGGATTTACAAAATGAGTTTAAGATGGCAATAATCTTTATTACACATGATCTTGGAGTAATTGCCGAGATGGCTGATAGGGCGTTAGTTATGTATGGGGGAGAAGTGGTTGAAAGTGGTGAAATCAAAACCATTTTTAAAAGGCCACGTCATCCATATACATGGGGGTTGATGAATTCTATTCCCAGAATAGACAAAGAAGAGGAGAGGTTGCTTTCAATTCCTGGTATAGTTCCAAACCCCTTGAACTTTCCAAAAGGTTGTAAATTTTCAAACAGGTGTTTCTTTGCTGACCAAAAATGCGTAGATGAAGATCCAAACTTGGAAGAAATAGAGCCATGTCATTTTTCCCGTTGTTGGCACATAGATAAATTATTGGAAAATATGAACAAAGTTAAAGAAGGTGAAGTATAGTGCCAAATAGTGACAAAATAATACTAAAGGTTGAAAATTTAAAAAAATATTTTCCTGTTAGAGCAGGTGTATTCAAAAGGATTGTTGCTAACGTATTAGCTGTAGACGATATTAGCTTTGAAATAAAAGAAGGAGAAACTTTGGGGCTTGTTGGAGAATCAGGTTGTGGTAAAAGTACAGCGGGAATGACCATCCTAAGATTATACGAACCAACATATGGACGAATTATAATGGGAGATCAAGACACTACACCTTGGTTTATGAAAAATACCACCATTAATCAGTATGTTAAAAAGATTTATGCAGACAGATTCGAGAAAATGAAAAAAGAATTAGGCTCAGAAGAAGAAGTTATTAAGAATTTGGATAATGAAATAGATAAAAAATACGCACAATTATATTTTCAAAATGGAGTAAGAGAAATAAAAAAAGATTTGTTGTCTAATTTGAACGAAAAAAGAAGAACCTTCAGAAAAAATGCTCAAGTCATTTTTCAAGATCCATATTCTTCTTTAAATCCAAGAATGAGAGTACTGGACATCATAGGAGAAGGTATGAAAGTGAATAAAATGGGTACATCTTCTGAAATCAGAGATAGAGTTGCCAACTTAATGGAAACAGTAGGGTTATCCAAAGATTATGTATATAGATATCCACACCAATTTTCCGGTGGGCAAAGACAAAGAATAGGAATAGCTCGTGCTTTGGCATTGGATCCAAAATTAATCATTTCTGATGAAGCTGTTTCCGCATTAGATGTTTCGATTCAATCTCAAATCATAAATTTAATGGTTGACTTGAAAAATGATTATGGCTTAACGTATGTTTTTATAGCTCACGATTTGGCCGTTGTGAAACACATAAGCGACAGAATAGCGGTTATGTATCTAGGAAAGATAGCTGAATTAACAACGAAAAAAGAGCTCTTTGAAGAGCCTTTACATCCTTATACGGTTTCCTTGATGTCCGCTATTCCCATTCCAGATCCGGAAGTTAAGAAGAAAAGAGTGGTTTTACAAGGCGATGTACCCAGTCCTCTAAATCCACCTTCAGGTTGTAGGTTTCATCCTCGATGCCCAATTGCTAAGGATATTTGTAGCAAAGAAGAACCACCACTTAAAGAAGTTAAACCAGGTCATTATGTGGCTTGCCATTATCCTGGTGAGTTTAAAATTTAAAAGCTTGGGTAAAAACCCAAGCTTTTAAATACTTTAAATTTCTCCTTTTTCGTGCAATTTTAGATCTATTTTTTTCTCCAACTTTTGTAGTATGACCGGTAGATATCTGTCTTTTAATTTTTTTCTATCGTACTGATGAATTAAAAAATAAGTAATTCCCATTCCTAAGACACCTGCCAAGAAAGAGAAGATATCTGAAAAGCCCAAAGTATAGAGAATGGAAATTATAGACAAGAAAATGATTAAAGGAATCCCATAAGCTAAAAAAGAAAGTTTCACTACTGGAACTTCAGGCATTTCTACAATTACTTTATCTCCTTTTTTTACATCGACTTTTTCTGTGTTTTTAGCTTTTAACTTCAACTCGTTTGATCCACCTAATAGAGTACAGCCACCTTTCATTGCACAGCTTTCGCATTCTTGTGTCCTTGTGGTTCTCAAATATACGTAATTATCATCTTTAGCGATAACATCCATTATTTCTCTCATCGTTTAATACCTCCAATCCTTGATGACATATGTCAAAAACTGTTACCGTGTAGCTTTGGTCAAAGTGAGAAAGAAATTGGACGATCTCATTTTCAATATATTTATAATCTCCATCCAAAATTGCCAAGATCGTCGGTCCAGAACCACTCAAGAAATAACCCTTTGTACCTATTTTCATCAATTTAGACGTTATTTCTTCCCAGTGAGGGATAAAGTCTTTACGATATGGTTGATGAATCTTATCTTTTGTAGCTTCTGATAAGTTTTCAAAATTTGACGTTACAAGTGAAGCCACTAGAAGGCCAACTCTACTTATATTAAACACTGCGTCTTCAAGGGGAACACTTTTTGGTAAAAGTGAGCGGGCTTTTTTTGTAGAAAAATGAAAATCAGGGATAATAGCTAATAACTTCAACTGAGTTGGTAAATCGATTTTTACATATTTAACTTCTTTTTCCAACAAGCACCCTACCGTTAATCCTCCAACTAAGGCAGGTAAAATATTATCGGTATGTCCATCCATCGTAGCGGCTAAATATATTATCTCTTCTTTCTTTAAAGGACTATTAAGAAGCGCATTGGCAGCTGCCAGACCTCCAGCTATACACGCCGCACTGCTTCCTAAACCTCTTGCAATAGGTATATTATTAATAAGATTTATGCGAAGACCTTTTGGGTGGAAATCTACTGCGTCAAACAGTCGTTTCATTGCCAGATAAACCAAATTACGTTCATTAGTTTCTATATGTTCTTGATCTTTTACGGGAACGTGAATTTCAAGGCCACCATTAGTTTCTTCGACTTCTATGATATTGTACAATCGTAAAGCTATTCCTAAACTGTCAAATCCTGGTCCTATATTGGCAGTTGTTGCTGGAACTTTTACTCTGATCATTTTTTCAACCCTTTCATAAAGACTTATCCTATATTAAGTTTATTTTTAAC is from Petrotoga sibirica DSM 13575 and encodes:
- a CDS encoding ABC transporter permease, giving the protein MTTYIIRRLLLLPLIMLGVTLIVFSMQQLLGPLKLLSTYVDPNTYAKLSDQDKIILMEQYGLTDPLPVRYGKWIGNLLKGDLGWSVVGKEPVIDALLHRFPYTVELALYALFPIIGVGIWFGVTAAVHHNSFIDQTIRIFALIGWSLPDFVWAIMVLLIFYIGLGWFPPGNLSLWADEVVKSATFNNYTRLLTIDALINGRIDVFWDALRHIIGPIIAISWLWWANLLRITRSSMLEVLRKDYIRTARSKGLSEQVVINKHARRNALIPVVTTAGQMVIGLLAGVVIVEMVFVRTGLGSFAATAAQTLDYASIMGVLLFTSFILIVGNLIIDVSYAFIDPRIRLG
- a CDS encoding ABC transporter ATP-binding protein; protein product: MKDNNSEPILRVDNLHVHFKTEDGIIKAVNGASFELYPGETLAIVGESGSGKTVTALSTIRLLDENGWIAEGEIQYKDMDVLSLSYNHLRKIRGKEISMIFQEPMTALNPVYTIGEQIMESLELHLKMNEKEGKKRAIDLLKKVGIPEPERRIDQYPHELSGGMRQRAMIAMALACNPSILIADEPTTALDVTIQAQILELMKDLQNEFKMAIIFITHDLGVIAEMADRALVMYGGEVVESGEIKTIFKRPRHPYTWGLMNSIPRIDKEEERLLSIPGIVPNPLNFPKGCKFSNRCFFADQKCVDEDPNLEEIEPCHFSRCWHIDKLLENMNKVKEGEV
- a CDS encoding ABC transporter ATP-binding protein; the protein is MPNSDKIILKVENLKKYFPVRAGVFKRIVANVLAVDDISFEIKEGETLGLVGESGCGKSTAGMTILRLYEPTYGRIIMGDQDTTPWFMKNTTINQYVKKIYADRFEKMKKELGSEEEVIKNLDNEIDKKYAQLYFQNGVREIKKDLLSNLNEKRRTFRKNAQVIFQDPYSSLNPRMRVLDIIGEGMKVNKMGTSSEIRDRVANLMETVGLSKDYVYRYPHQFSGGQRQRIGIARALALDPKLIISDEAVSALDVSIQSQIINLMVDLKNDYGLTYVFIAHDLAVVKHISDRIAVMYLGKIAELTTKKELFEEPLHPYTVSLMSAIPIPDPEVKKKRVVLQGDVPSPLNPPSGCRFHPRCPIAKDICSKEEPPLKEVKPGHYVACHYPGEFKI
- a CDS encoding SoxR reducing system RseC family protein, with amino-acid sequence MREIMDVIAKDDNYVYLRTTRTQECESCAMKGGCTLLGGSNELKLKAKNTEKVDVKKGDKVIVEMPEVPVVKLSFLAYGIPLIIFLSIISILYTLGFSDIFSFLAGVLGMGITYFLIHQYDRKKLKDRYLPVILQKLEKKIDLKLHEKGEI
- the thrB gene encoding homoserine kinase — its product is MIRVKVPATTANIGPGFDSLGIALRLYNIIEVEETNGGLEIHVPVKDQEHIETNERNLVYLAMKRLFDAVDFHPKGLRINLINNIPIARGLGSSAACIAGGLAAANALLNSPLKKEEIIYLAATMDGHTDNILPALVGGLTVGCLLEKEVKYVKIDLPTQLKLLAIIPDFHFSTKKARSLLPKSVPLEDAVFNISRVGLLVASLVTSNFENLSEATKDKIHQPYRKDFIPHWEEITSKLMKIGTKGYFLSGSGPTILAILDGDYKYIENEIVQFLSHFDQSYTVTVFDICHQGLEVLNDERNNGCYR